One region of Blattabacterium cuenoti genomic DNA includes:
- a CDS encoding GH3 auxin-responsive promoter family protein, translating to MIKYLSGYLTSAFLKKRIKNIELFMRYPIEIQNKLINKLIFYAKDTEFGKKYKFSEIKKYKQFYERIPICKYSDLKLVIERVRKGEKNILWPGKVKWFAKSSGTTNAKSKYIPITKLSMHKCHYKAGKDMLSIYIHNHPKTKIFFGKAIRLGGSHELYKNYNTFYGDLSSILIKNIPFWAENICIPRKKIALMSEWEEKLENIVKETYHKDVRILLGVCSWLLIFLKKLIKKFDKKKINDIWPNIEVIFHGGMNFNPYIHQYNNLFNNYVNYYDVYSASEGFFAIQDQKNIKDLLLLLNHGIFYEFIPIEKINDTNPKIVSIEDVELNKNYALVISTNAGLWRYIVGDTIKFTCLSPYRISISGRTTHYINSFGEELIVENAEQALFKACLKTNSIIQEYTAGPVYINHEKSGAHEWIIEFKKHPKNLCEFRDILDNELKFLNSDYEIKRYKNIVLRSPIIYVARNGLFYDWLKKHKKLGGQNKIPRLSNNRKYIDSILRMVKE from the coding sequence ATGATTAAATATTTATCTGGATACTTAACATCTGCTTTTCTTAAAAAAAGAATTAAAAACATAGAATTATTTATGCGTTATCCAATAGAAATACAAAATAAATTAATTAATAAACTTATTTTTTATGCTAAAGATACTGAATTTGGAAAAAAATACAAGTTTAGTGAAATAAAAAAATATAAACAATTCTATGAAAGAATTCCTATATGTAAGTATTCTGATTTAAAATTAGTAATTGAAAGAGTTAGAAAAGGAGAAAAAAATATATTATGGCCAGGAAAAGTAAAATGGTTTGCTAAATCTTCTGGAACCACTAATGCAAAAAGTAAATATATTCCTATTACTAAATTATCTATGCATAAATGTCACTATAAAGCAGGTAAAGATATGTTATCTATTTATATTCATAATCATCCTAAAACAAAAATTTTTTTTGGAAAAGCTATACGTTTAGGTGGAAGTCACGAGTTATACAAAAATTATAATACGTTTTATGGAGATTTATCTTCTATTTTAATAAAAAATATACCTTTTTGGGCTGAAAATATTTGTATTCCAAGAAAAAAAATTGCTTTAATGAGTGAATGGGAAGAAAAATTAGAAAATATAGTAAAAGAAACATATCATAAAGATGTTCGTATTTTATTAGGTGTTTGTTCTTGGTTATTAATTTTTTTAAAAAAATTGATAAAAAAATTTGATAAAAAAAAAATAAATGATATATGGCCAAATATAGAAGTTATATTTCATGGAGGAATGAACTTTAACCCTTATATTCATCAATATAATAATTTATTCAATAATTATGTTAATTATTATGATGTATATAGTGCTTCAGAAGGGTTTTTTGCTATTCAAGATCAAAAAAATATAAAAGATCTTCTTCTTTTATTAAATCATGGAATTTTTTATGAATTTATTCCTATAGAAAAAATAAATGATACGAATCCAAAAATTGTATCAATTGAAGATGTTGAATTAAATAAAAATTATGCATTAGTTATTTCTACAAATGCAGGGTTATGGAGATATATTGTTGGAGATACTATAAAATTTACTTGTTTATCTCCATATAGAATTTCTATTTCTGGAAGAACTACTCATTATATTAATTCTTTTGGAGAAGAATTAATTGTTGAAAATGCAGAACAAGCTTTATTTAAAGCTTGTTTAAAAACAAATTCTATTATTCAAGAATATACAGCAGGACCAGTTTACATAAATCATGAAAAATCTGGAGCTCATGAATGGATTATAGAATTTAAAAAACATCCAAAAAATTTATGTGAATTTAGAGATATTTTAGATAATGAATTAAAATTTTTAAATTCAGATTATGAAATTAAACGATATAAAAATATCGTATTACGTTCTCCTATAATATATGTAGCTAGAAATGGATTATTTTATGACTGGTTAAAAAAACATAAAAAATTAGGAGGTCAAAATAAAATACCTCGTTTATCAAATAATAGAAAATATATAGATTCTATTCTTAGAATGGTAAAAGAATAA
- the rpsO gene encoding 30S ribosomal protein S15: MKINKKKEIFKTYGKSIYDTGSSNVQIAIFTYRINYLSQHLKNNKKDFNTERALVKLVGKRKKLLRYIEKRDINGYKNIIKNLGLRK; this comes from the coding sequence ATGAAGATTAATAAAAAAAAAGAAATATTTAAAACTTATGGAAAGTCCATTTATGATACAGGTTCTTCAAATGTACAAATAGCTATTTTTACTTATAGAATAAATTATTTAAGCCAACATTTAAAAAATAATAAAAAAGACTTTAATACAGAAAGGGCTTTGGTAAAATTAGTTGGAAAAAGAAAAAAATTATTGAGATATATAGAAAAACGGGATATAAATGGTTATAAAAATATAATAAAAAATCTAGGATTAAGAAAATAA
- a CDS encoding polyribonucleotide nucleotidyltransferase translates to MPDIVKEIISMKNGRSIVIETGNLAKQADGSATVRVQDTILLATVVVSKKIKDITNFLPLTVDYREKYYAGGKIPGGFIKREGRPSDEEILTMRLVDRVLRPTFPKSFKREIQIMISLLSYDKTILPDGLAGLAASTALSVAGIPFNGPISETRIIRSKGQFIINPNIDQLQESDIDLVVGASNNSIIMIEGEMKEIKEDEFLKTIITAHQAIKPQIEAQLRLVKKLSKNRLFFFEEKELKNSEKIENKILKEKFISFSYEKIKKIYENFLDKKNRSIQEKIILNDFNKTFLTEEEIEKKEIIINQFYEEIKKNIIRDLLLKKGIRLDGRNYKQIRPIYSFVNYLPEVHGSALFSRGETQSLTTVTLGSSVDANRIDNVVMENQEKFYLHYNFPPFSTGEIRPIRGVSRREIGHGNLAQRALKNVIPDNPYTIRVVSDILESNGSSSMATVCAASLALMDAGIPIENPVSGISMGLFMDHKKKIIISDIMGEEDYFGDLDFKITGTKYGITACQMDIKTQGLFTYDLLNQILIQALEGRIFILKKMLETLPKYRNKMKPNAPKIYTFNIPKDFIGLVIGAGGKVIQEIQSYTNTNIVIEEKGNFGCIEIIGKDYEKIEKAIDKIKQITFVPEYGKVYKAKVKSIRDFGAFVEISKGVEGLLHISEIGWKRLNNIEEELHIGDVIDVKFMGMDEKNKMKLSRKILIPRPKKK, encoded by the coding sequence ATGCCAGATATAGTAAAAGAAATCATATCCATGAAAAATGGTCGTTCTATAGTTATAGAAACAGGAAATTTAGCTAAACAAGCAGATGGATCTGCTACAGTACGTGTTCAAGATACAATACTGTTAGCAACAGTTGTTGTATCTAAAAAAATAAAAGATATAACTAATTTTTTACCTTTAACAGTAGATTATAGAGAAAAATATTATGCAGGTGGTAAAATTCCTGGTGGATTTATAAAAAGAGAAGGAAGACCTTCTGATGAAGAAATATTAACTATGAGATTAGTAGATAGGGTATTAAGACCTACGTTTCCAAAATCTTTCAAAAGAGAAATACAAATTATGATTTCTTTATTATCATATGATAAAACTATTTTACCAGATGGATTAGCAGGTTTAGCAGCATCAACAGCTTTATCTGTTGCAGGTATTCCATTTAATGGTCCTATATCAGAAACACGTATTATTCGTTCTAAAGGACAATTTATTATTAATCCAAATATAGATCAATTACAAGAATCAGATATAGATTTAGTAGTAGGAGCTTCTAATAATTCAATTATAATGATTGAAGGAGAAATGAAAGAAATAAAAGAAGATGAATTTTTAAAAACTATAATTACAGCACATCAAGCTATAAAACCACAAATAGAAGCTCAATTACGTTTAGTTAAAAAATTATCAAAAAATCGTTTATTTTTTTTTGAAGAAAAAGAATTAAAAAATTCAGAAAAAATAGAAAATAAAATTTTAAAAGAAAAATTTATTTCTTTTTCATATGAAAAAATAAAAAAAATTTATGAAAATTTTTTAGATAAAAAAAATAGATCTATTCAAGAAAAAATTATATTAAATGATTTTAATAAAACTTTTTTAACAGAAGAAGAAATAGAAAAAAAAGAAATTATTATTAATCAATTTTATGAAGAAATTAAAAAAAATATAATTAGAGATCTACTTTTAAAAAAAGGTATAAGATTAGATGGAAGAAATTATAAACAAATACGTCCAATATATAGTTTTGTAAATTATTTACCTGAAGTACACGGATCTGCTTTATTTTCAAGAGGAGAAACCCAATCTTTAACTACAGTAACATTAGGATCATCCGTAGACGCTAATAGAATAGATAATGTTGTTATGGAAAATCAAGAAAAATTTTATTTACATTATAATTTTCCACCTTTTTCTACAGGAGAAATACGTCCAATAAGAGGAGTTTCTAGACGTGAAATAGGTCATGGAAATTTAGCTCAACGTGCATTAAAAAATGTTATACCCGATAATCCATATACAATTCGTGTAGTATCAGATATTTTAGAATCTAATGGATCTTCTTCAATGGCTACAGTATGTGCAGCAAGTCTAGCTTTAATGGACGCAGGTATACCTATTGAAAATCCAGTTTCTGGAATATCTATGGGATTGTTTATGGATCATAAAAAAAAAATTATTATTTCTGATATAATGGGAGAAGAAGATTATTTTGGAGATCTTGATTTTAAAATAACAGGAACTAAATATGGTATTACAGCCTGTCAAATGGATATCAAAACACAAGGTTTATTTACATATGATCTTTTAAATCAAATTTTAATACAAGCTTTAGAAGGACGTATTTTTATTTTAAAAAAAATGTTAGAAACTTTACCTAAATATAGGAATAAAATGAAACCTAACGCTCCAAAAATTTATACTTTTAATATACCAAAAGATTTTATAGGTTTAGTTATAGGTGCAGGAGGAAAAGTAATTCAAGAAATACAATCATATACAAATACAAATATAGTAATTGAAGAAAAAGGAAATTTTGGTTGTATCGAAATTATAGGAAAAGATTACGAAAAAATAGAAAAAGCTATTGATAAAATTAAACAAATTACTTTTGTTCCTGAATATGGAAAAGTTTATAAGGCAAAAGTGAAATCCATAAGAGATTTTGGAGCTTTTGTTGAAATTTCTAAAGGAGTAGAAGGGTTGCTTCATATTTCTGAAATAGGATGGAAAAGATTAAATAATATAGAAGAAGAATTACATATTGGAGATGTGATTGATGTAAAATTTATGGGTATGGATGAAAAAAATAAAATGAAATTATCTAGGAAAATACTCATTCCTCGTCCAAAAAAAAAATGA
- a CDS encoding sigma-70 family RNA polymerase sigma factor, which translates to MRQLKITKQVTNRESESLDKYLHEIGKIPLLTPEEEVEYARRAREGDPSAIDKLVNANLRFVVSVAKQYQNQGLSLCDLINEGNLGLIKGILRFDETRGFKCISYVVWWIRQAILQAIAEQSRSIRQPTNKLALLNKILKTLAQLEQELQRTPSAREIAEYLNMNEKDVEESIKNSGRHVSMDAPLIEGEDSNLYDLVRSDESPRPDEYLEKESLRKDIKRILETLSERERRVIILHFGLNGSPPMTLEEVGQSCDLTRERVRQIESIALKRLKHSSRSKILKPYLG; encoded by the coding sequence ATGAGACAACTTAAAATAACTAAACAAGTAACAAATCGTGAATCTGAATCGTTAGATAAATATCTTCATGAAATAGGAAAAATTCCATTATTAACTCCAGAAGAAGAAGTAGAATATGCTCGTAGAGCTAGAGAAGGAGATCCTTCAGCTATAGATAAACTTGTAAATGCAAACCTAAGATTTGTAGTTTCTGTAGCTAAACAATATCAAAATCAAGGATTAAGTTTATGTGATTTAATTAATGAAGGAAATTTAGGTTTAATAAAAGGTATATTAAGATTTGATGAAACAAGAGGTTTTAAATGTATTTCTTATGTTGTTTGGTGGATAAGACAAGCTATTTTACAAGCTATAGCTGAACAATCACGTTCTATTAGACAACCTACAAATAAACTAGCATTATTAAATAAAATATTAAAAACTTTAGCTCAATTAGAACAAGAATTACAAAGAACTCCTTCTGCAAGAGAAATAGCCGAATATTTAAATATGAATGAGAAAGATGTAGAAGAATCTATAAAAAATTCAGGTAGACATGTTTCTATGGATGCACCTTTAATAGAAGGAGAAGATTCTAATTTATATGATTTAGTTAGATCAGATGAATCTCCACGTCCAGATGAATATTTAGAAAAAGAATCTCTTAGAAAAGATATAAAAAGAATTTTAGAGACTTTAAGTGAAAGAGAACGTCGTGTTATTATTTTACATTTCGGTTTAAATGGATCACCTCCAATGACTTTAGAAGAAGTAGGACAATCTTGTGATTTGACAAGAGAAAGAGTAAGACAAATAGAAAGTATTGCTTTAAAAAGATTAAAACATTCTTCTAGAAGTAAAATTCTTAAACCTTATCTAGGATAA
- the tpiA gene encoding triose-phosphate isomerase yields MRKKIIIANWKMNYDFYETTSFLRNFLRIFFEKKINNNKKIIIAPSFPFLHVSNQILQGTTFSIASQNIYQMDKGAYTGEVSAIMLKSIGIQKVILGHSERRELFLENNDILMKKIKIALKHGFYIIFCVGEKAIERDRNEQFTIVKQQLFETVFHCSLNEINSFCIAYEPVWSIGTGITATSEEVQIMHKFIRNLFSDKYGKQVSNKLSILYGGSINDTNAKDFFSQKDIDGGLIGKNSLEIEKFLKIIQS; encoded by the coding sequence ATGAGAAAAAAAATTATAATCGCAAATTGGAAAATGAATTATGATTTTTATGAAACAACTTCTTTTCTTAGAAATTTTTTAAGAATTTTTTTTGAGAAAAAAATAAATAATAATAAAAAAATAATTATAGCACCTTCTTTTCCTTTTTTACATGTTTCAAATCAAATTTTACAAGGAACTACTTTTAGTATTGCATCTCAAAATATTTATCAAATGGATAAAGGAGCCTATACTGGAGAAGTATCTGCTATTATGTTAAAATCTATAGGTATACAAAAAGTAATACTAGGACATAGTGAACGTAGAGAACTTTTTTTAGAAAATAATGATATTTTGATGAAAAAAATAAAAATAGCATTAAAACATGGTTTCTACATTATTTTTTGTGTAGGGGAAAAAGCTATTGAAAGAGATAGAAATGAACAATTTACTATAGTAAAACAACAATTATTTGAAACTGTTTTTCATTGTTCTTTAAATGAAATAAATTCTTTTTGTATAGCATATGAACCTGTATGGTCTATTGGTACAGGAATTACAGCAACTTCAGAAGAAGTTCAAATTATGCATAAATTTATACGTAATTTATTTTCAGATAAATATGGAAAACAAGTTTCCAATAAATTATCTATTTTATATGGAGGAAGTATAAACGATACTAATGCAAAGGATTTTTTTTCACAAAAAGATATAGATGGAGGTCTTATAGGTAAAAATTCTTTAGAAATTGAAAAATTTTTAAAAATTATTCAATCTTAA